The sequence below is a genomic window from Nostoc flagelliforme CCNUN1.
TAATCGATGCTCCAGAATTGGTAATTACATACTCTAATTCTGGTCGCGGGTGGGAAATACACAGAGGTACAGCTATACCACCAGCACGCCAAATTCCCCATTGAGTGGCTACATACTCAAACCCAGGCGGGATGAGAAAGGCAACTCGCTGCTCCTGTAAATCTTCTGCATTCTTAAGAAGACCTGTTGCTATTTGACTGGAAGAGTGAAGCAAATCTCGATAGGTAAATGCTCCATCCGTTGTAGCAATTGCTGTTTTCTCGTTGTGTTCTTCAGCACGAATAATCAATGGGATATTCACGTTTATTTACCGATTTAGGGTTGATTCAGTCTACTTACAGCAAGTATATAGGAATGCTAAACGAAATGTAAATTTTACTATTTCACCAATAGTCTGTAACCTGAAAGACATTACAACCAACGTTGTTTTTTAGCATAAGAAATACTAGCAATTACAATTAAGATCATCACGCAGATTACAGCAGGATAAGCCAAAGGTTGCTCTAATTCCGGCATATATTTGAAGTTCATGCCATAGAAACCAGACAGGAAAGTGATTGGTAAAAAGACGCTTGATAGGATAGTCAAACGATTAATTCGTTCACCAGTTTTGCTAGCAATATTATCACGTTGAATTTCCATTAATTCTGACATCCAGGCTCTCAAAGCTTGATATTCTTGCCAGAGTTTATCAACGTGATGAACTAATTCTTGATTAAATAGTTCTTTCACTGGTTGAGCGATCCAATGGAAATCTTCGTGATCCATAATAGCCATCAGTGACTTGATGCTTTGAAAATTACGGCGTCCTGAACGAGTCGATTGCCTCATTGTGGCAATTTTTTGGTATGTTAATTCATCACCAGAATTATCTAAAACTTCATCTTCTAAATCATCAAGTTTTCTAGAAATATAGTCAAATACAGTATGGTAATTATTCAGAACTTCTTTAAAAATGAGATAAAAAACATAATCAATTCCTAAATTTTCAATATCTTTAGTTCGTTTTTGCAGAT
It includes:
- a CDS encoding magnesium transporter CorA family protein, encoding MLTLLTFHPDNLELFTSNHVDTVLKQIDSSHNIWLRCIHFRDRTGTAKIIKHFGLNPSRVNMIFNHSPVGIDEDVEDCLFDSYEILTSQIKNHEFEVARGNIVLGNNFIITFEITELKVLSILANNLQKRTKDIENLGIDYVFYLIFKEVLNNYHTVFDYISRKLDDLEDEVLDNSGDELTYQKIATMRQSTRSGRRNFQSIKSLMAIMDHEDFHWIAQPVKELFNQELVHHVDKLWQEYQALRAWMSELMEIQRDNIASKTGERINRLTILSSVFLPITFLSGFYGMNFKYMPELEQPLAYPAVICVMILIVIASISYAKKQRWL